TGGAATTCCTCGGAATGCACAGCCCCTCTTTGGGGGGTGATATCTACCAATCAGAGAGGGACTGGTGGATCCTCGACGCAGCAGGTCCGGCGACCGGATGGTCTTGGCCCGGTCTTGTCGTCCCTCCTTGGCTGTCCTCCGCCCGGTCCCAAGCCTTCTCCTGGGCAAAAAGGCTCGGCTCCGTTTCTTCAAAGTGCAAAATGGGGACGCAGGATGAGGACCGACCGTTTTATTGGTGTACAACAACATGGGGCTGCTGGTCCTCGAATGAATGCCAGACTAGAGCCTGCGGAGGGCGTGGTACTTGTAGTTCCACGCCAGAAGAGGAGACTCGGCgtccaacccccccccccaagaaaAACCCAAGAAAAACCCAAGACCCccgtccccctcccccaagaCTATTCCCCAGTTTTCCTCTCAcaccttcttccctcctttTCGAGGCATCCGAGTCCATCCCCCTCCGTCACCTTCTCTCAACTTGTTTGCCTGGTCAAGTGCTGCTTGCATCTTCCCAGAGCTCCTCCTTGGCTGACCATATAAGCCCTTCCGAGGACTGTCCGAACTCTCCATCACTTTTTCCCTTGCCAAGTGTGTGCATGCCAACGTGATCTTGACCTCCATTGCACACGTGCCTGGGCAACTCTTCCCGCCTGCCACGACGAGTCAATTTTCTTGGCAACATGTCCGATCATCCTATTCCTCCCAACTCGCCTCCCCAGGCCACTGCACCGGCGCCTGCTGAGTCGGTCGCCAGCGAGCAGCCGGCCACACAGTCTGCTTCCACCCCAACTCCCTCCGTTGCCGCCACGGCGGCCGCTGCCACCGCCGCGGTGAACAACACCCTGAACGGCAGTGTTGGGGAGCAACAGCTCCCCTGCCAATGGGTCGGTTGCGGTGAAAAGTCCCCTTCTGCTGAAGCTCTCTATGTAAGTACCCAGAATGCCCGCCATCCTGACCCCACCCAGACCTGGTCTGCAatccccctctttcctttgTTGGATCTTAACCCGCCTTGTGTGGTTATACAGGAGCACGTCTGTGAGCGCCATGTCGGCCGCAAGAGCACCAACAACCTGAATCTGACCTGTCAGTGGGGGAACTgcaacaccaccaccgtcaaGCGTGACCACATCACTTCGCACATCCGTGTTCACGTTCCCCTGAAGCCTCACAAGTGTGACTTCTGTGGCAAGGCCTTCAAGCGTCCCCAGGATCTCAAGAAGCACGTCAAGACTCACGCCGACGACTCAGAAATCCGCTCCCCGGAGCCCAGCATGAagcatcaccatcatcaccccGACATGATGTTTCCCCAGAACCCCAAAGGTCCGTGTTAAAAAGCTCCAACCCCCATCACCTGTGAGGTCCCATTTTGGATGTCTCCCATGCACCGCCCCCCCCAATCTTCCATGGACCAGATACTGCCATGATTAGCCCTGCCCATTATGACCCCATTTATGAACTATCCTCCTTTCACACCCTGTTGCCCTAgcccttttcattttttAGATCAGCTGTTTTTTACCATCACCATGTATCCTTTTCATGGGCCGGATCCCTAGACCTCCTAAAACCTAGAACCTTTAGCTAATTTTCCCCCTGCAGGTTACGCTGCTGCCACCCATTACTTCGAGGGGCCCATGAGCGGCGTGTCCAGTGCCGCCTATGCCCATGGCGGTCCTCAGTATTACACCGCACACCCCCCTCCTCCGGCACCCAACCCTCACTCGTACGGCAATGTCTACTATGCGCTGAGCCACGATTCAGCCCAGGCCTATGACCGCAAGCGGGGCTATGATGCCCTGAATGAATTCTTTGGGGATCTCAAGCGCCGTCAATTTGATCCCAACTCATACGCTGCCGTGGGCCAACGACTCCTGGGTCTCCAGGCTCTGCAGCTCCCCATCCTCAACGGTCCCGTGCCCGAGTATCAGCCCATGCCTGCGGCGGTGCCCATCGCGGCGGGTGGGGGCTACAGCCCCGGTGGTCATGCTCCCGCCTATCATCTGCCTCCCATGTCCAACGTCCGGACGAAGAACGACCTGATCAACATTGACCAGTTCTTGGAGCAGATGCAAAACACCATCTATGAGAGTGATGAAAACGTGGCTGCGGCGGGTGTTGCGCAGCCCGGTGCCCACTACGTCCACGGGGGATGAGCTACCGCGCCACACACTCGCCGCCCACCCAACTTCCCCCGAGCCACATGACAGCGGCCGCCTCGACACATTCGCCCTCCACCGGCACGCCCGCCCTGACGCCTCCGTCCAGCGCACAGTCCTACACCTCACAACGATCACCCATCTCGCTACCTCACACGCATCGCGTGTCCCCACCCCATGAGAGTGGGGCGAGCATGTACCCCCGTCTGCCCTCGGCGACGACCTCCGAGAGCATGCCGGTGGGTTACCCGCCCGCCTCCAGTGCCGCTCCCCCCTCCACTCTGAGTGGTGCATTTGACCATGAGGACCGCCGCCGCTACGGAGGTGGGCATCTGCAGCGCGCGCGCCCTGCGGAGCGCGAGGATGTGAAGATGGACATGACCCCCGAGAGCAAGTCCGATGGCGAGCGCACCCCCACCAAGGAGTACCCGGGTCTCACCACCAGCTTGATCGATCCCGCACTGTCCACGGACCCGACGGCTGCTCAGCGCACCGCTCAAGCGGCCACCGAGGTGGCTGACCGGGATGTCAACGTCGCGTGGGTCGAAAAGGTCCGCCTGCTGGAGAATCTGCGACGCCTGGTCTCCGACATGCTCGAGCAGGGTCAATTCGACCGTGGCTCGCCTGCGCACAGCGAGGGCACCGCATCCCCCGCCCCCTCCGATGCCATGGACGGGATCGAGAGCACCCACTCCCACAAGGCCGACGAGCCCGAAAAGCCCGTCTTCAAGACGGATGAGAGTGCTACGGTGCTCTACCCCACGTTGCGCGgtgtggatgaagatggcgacTCGAAGATGCCGGGCGACGAGTAATCTCGACCCCCTCCTCTGTGGAGAGGTCACCCCTCCGCCATTTTTACGACGTTACGACCTCTTTTCTACCCATCTTGATCCCGCTTGTCTCAGCTGTAGCCATCCTGTTTTTCTTCACTGCTCTCTCTGcccttttctcctttttggTCGTTCACTTCCCccgatttccttttttttttttttcttcttcttcttccctcccttttAACGTGGGTCGGTCTTCCTATGCTGAACGGGGCCGATTGGTCGTGAAAACATCTGTTCTCCTTCTACCCTTCTGTgatcatctttttcttttgttgtCTGTCTTGATTGGACGTGTttcgtggggggggggggggggggggggcgtaTTGGACCTCTTGTATTTACATAGTCGATCAGTTACCAAACATGATTCTACAGTATTTTTCATATCTGACTCCCACCGTGCCATGCCGACATTCTTCGTGCCGTCCCGGGCTCAGTGATCTTCATCAGTCCAGGACTGTCTCCGCATGGAGAGGAGAACATCCGAGGAGTCAGGTTCTCCTTCCATCGGCCATACCCGTAGACCCCACGTGAGTCGGGCCGCGATACGACCGTGTCTGTTTGTTGACGATGGGATTGTTTGCGTCCACGGTCTGATTCATCCACAGCGCAGCGCAAATGGACACGATCTGGGAGGTGGTACTGCCGATGCACCGGGACCGGGACcgggtggggggggggggcgaacCACCTCCGGGTTCCTCGATCTCTCCTGTTTCACGCTCGCGCCAAAGCAAATAAACTGACAGATTCTGTAGTCGGGAGATTCATGCTAACCCTCTTCCGGTCTCGGCTGGGGATGATCGATCAAACCTGTCAAGACTCAGACTGTGCGCCCGATAAGGGAAGGACGACATTCCAGTGTCCCGAGCTAAACCGCTTCCGGGCGGGTCTGTGACGCAAACgaccttccccccccccccccccaaacacAGTAGAGCAGAGCAGAGCACCGTACAGGATTTGTGTATAATCAGGATTCAGCAAAGAATGACATGAGGGTTGATTTGGAAAGAGTTGATTGGGGACAAGGATACAGACACATTATGGGGTGTAGAGCTTGTTgaaaggagagggggggagatggagggTGGACAAGAGCCGAGATCTAAGCTTAAACCTGTCTGAGATCGGATGTTCGTATGTTCGTCATTCCATTCGTCGGTGGGGGGCGCGGTGGACATCCTGGCACCCGCGATCATTGGCGGCCTAGATTCTCCTGCATGGTGCAGAATTGCAGACAGCAAGATTCATAGGAAGATTTCACGCAACGACCGTATGATGGATGGAGTGTGAAGTTAGATCAGGGCCTATGTTTCCTACAGGACACTGCTAGTTTACAGTATGCGGTCAGGTCGGTGGGTAGGAGGGGATGTTTTGTATGTGTTGGtattccaaaaaaaaaaaagaggatggttttcatcttcaatgagTGTCTGGCAATCCAAGGGCGTAACTGTCGAGTGTAGTTCTAGAACTGTTCCCTatccttttccctttcccccttggcgtcatatcatcatcagcGCCGTGTGATATCCAGACTAGAGAACAGGTCAAGCCGGTTTCTGGTGAGGACCGTGTCCTGTGGAACATCTGCATACTGCCTATTTCGACCATTCGAGTCGACTGTTTagtgagaggggggggggggggggaggatgtCCTGGGTCCGGGGGTCTTTGTAGTATGCAACTATGCATCTTATTCCCCAGAACGGTGTTTGTGTTGATGGACCATCTCCACAGGGGATTGAACCCCATTCTTCATCGAGCCCTGTTCCAGCGTCGTACTCAACCTGTAAACCTTCTCCAGGGAGCCCATCGGGGGTCAATGGAGAAAGCCCGCACTCGGAAGCATCTTTAATCCTACTCTGATCAGGGCTGTGCGATCCGGTTCTTGCTGCAGAAGTGCAGCAATacagtgagagagagagattccGGGTGTAATGACATTACCAGTCTGGTTCCCACCCCAACCCCCATTTCGGTGGGCAACTGGGTCCTGTTCCGGGGCAACCCTGTATCGTCATGACCCGAGTGGCACCTTTTTCCTGGGGGGGAAACATTGAGGGCGTTGTAAAAGTTGTAATAACGGTAAGAGTGTAATCCTCCTCCGAGACTCCACTGGACTGTTTACGGCCAAACGGGCGCTTTCCATTTAATGTATTCTTCACGCCATCGTCCTGcatctttcctttcttttcccacttCGTTCCCGTTGGACTTGGCTACGGAGTGCTCTTCGTCTACCTCTGCTTGTCTCGCCCAGGGAGTTAACCCCCTCCTTTTCCGTGCCAGTCTAGTTCCCTTGTCTCTCTGGGGTACTGAAGAGAAACGTCTTCGGTGCATCCTTCCAGGAATCCGACCCGCTGGGTGGCTGGTGCGCGCGGTACTCTGACCTCACTCCCCACGCGACAAGGCGGTCGGCCCCCTCGCCCCCCAAAACAGACGCCATCGCGTCGATCCGAGGAAAGCGGTTGATCGTGATTCTGATTATCGAGAGTCAATCATCCAGCCACTCGACTTCCGaactcctccccccccccaagacCATCAGAGTCTTCATCCCATTCTGGCGCCATCCAGTCAGCCCATCACTGCAAATCCTCCCCCCGGTTCCAGACCGTCTCTCGGTGTCGTGGGATTTTTCGTTCCTTGCGCGCTGTGGTTTCAACTCTCTTGGACCCTCCGGTAGAAAACGCTTGTCGCGGTGGCGAATTCGTCCTAGTCATCGGCTCGGATAGCGCCGCATTCTTGGGTGCTGCCTCTCGAGACTGATCCCTCTCAAAACAGTCAACTCACTGGAATACGGTTCCAGTGTGGCTTTTTGTTGGGTGTCTTTGTGTCGTTTGCCCGCTTGCTCCATTTTGCCTCGTCAGTGCCTCGTGTGTCAATTCCTGCCATCTCGCGGATTCCACGATCGGGCGGCGTGACTTTGGTCAGATCATTTTTCGCAAACACCACCGTGACCGAACCAGCAGAGCGAGCATCGCCGCACGTGGATTGCGCAACTGAAGCGGagagcttttttttctcttccaggTCTTCAATCTGACGGCCAGGATTCCTCTTCACATCAACGTTGGGAGGAGGGATTTGGAAATCACGGACTGAAGCAACACGACCACTCCCCACGCCAACACAAAACCCCAAACATCCCCTCCCCGCCCGCCCGCTATGCCCTTGTCGAATCGCCGTCGCGCGCGGCGCAAGGAAATTCAGCTGCAGGAAACGTCAGACGTGGAAGCTCCAGATTCATCACCCAGTCGTCCATCTGCGAAAAAGCGCAAGGTGAGTCTTGTCCCACCGGGACGGTCCAGTTTGAGACCGAACGCGGTCCCCCGCGCATGTCTCCCCCGCCTCTTCAGGGccgacaagaaaaaaaaaaaaagagtgctAAACGTGTCATGGATTTGTAACCCCCACAGATCGATCGACGCACATCACCTTCCCGAACGGCCATCAAAACCGAGTCAGCCGATGAAGCCGAGGAGGAGTCGGGCGCCGAGCAAGACCCATCCGCCCAACAGGATCTTGTCGACCTCGTCATTTCATACTTGAACATTCCCCGTGAAGAGCTACGGGTTTCCCGCGACCACTCCAACGCCAAGACCGAGAACAAACAGAGTATTCAAGCGTATGCGAAGATCGCGGGTCGAAACTGGACCTACTACGTCAAGACACTTCATGTCAACATTGGTCGCGAACCCGATCGCGAACAGAGGTCGCCGGAACAGTCCAGCCCCGTGGCTATCGCGGCCGGGCACTGCCGGAGGTGCATGTAGACCTGGGCCCGAGCAAGTTTGTGTCGCGATTGCATGCAGAGATCTTTTATGATGGCGAAGAGACGCCCGCTTGGCACATCCGGGTCAATGGTCGCAACGGCGTCCGTCTGAACAACATGATCCTGAAACGAGGGGCCGATGCCATCCTCCATTGCGGCGACATCATCGAGGTCGCCAACTGTCAGATGATGTTTGTCACGCCCGGCGACGACGCCAATATCCACCCCAGCTTCGTCGAGCGTGCGCAGCGCATCGCAAGTGGCCAGGAACCGGACCCAGCCACGCAAGCGTGGGAGGCCTCGCAGCCTGCACACCCATCCGCCTCTCAGGCCACCGAGCCGGCTCGACCGTCATCGTCCGGGGGCCCCTCACTGGCTCCGGCACCTCAATTCCTGAAGCGGCAGGTCACTCCACCCCCACGCTCTCCGGACACCGCTGGCCAACGGACGGCAAAGCAATCGCCGCTGTACAACCGCGGCATGATGATGGAAAGTACCGAGGAGATCGACTACAGCAAGGACTCGGCAAAGGACCTGAAACCGCCCTACAGCTATGCCAACCTGATCGCCCAGGCCATTTTCTCcagcgaggaggagaagctcACGTTGAACAGCATCTACAACTGGATCATGGATCGCTATGCTTTCTATCGGCATTCGCAGAGCGGCTGGCAGAATTCCATCCGCCACAACCTGTCCTTGAATAAGGCCTTCCAGAAGGTGCCCCGTCGCACCGACGAACCGGGCAAGGGCATGAAGTGGCAGATTGCGGCCGAGCATCGTGAGGAATAt
The nucleotide sequence above comes from Penicillium oxalicum strain HP7-1 chromosome II, whole genome shotgun sequence. Encoded proteins:
- a CDS encoding pH-response transcription factor pacC, with product MSDHPIPPNSPPQATAPAPAESVASEQPATQSASTPTPSVAATAAAATAAVNNTLNGSVGEQQLPCQWVGCGEKSPSAEALYVSTQNARHPDPTQTWSAIPLFPLLDLNPPCVVIQEHVCERHVGRKSTNNLNLTCQWGNCNTTTVKRDHITSHIRVHVPLKPHKCDFCGKAFKRPQDLKKHVKTHADDSEIRSPEPSMKHHHHHPDMMFPQNPKGYAAATHYFEGPMSGVSSAAYAHGGPQYYTAHPPPPAPNPHSYGNVYYALSHDSAQAYDRKRGYDALNEFFGDLKRRQFDPNSYAAVGQRLLGLQALQLPILNGPVPEYQPMPAAVPIAAGGGYSPGGHAPAYHLPPMSNVRTKNDLINIDQFLEQMQNTIYESDENVAAAGVAQPGAHYVHGG